Proteins encoded within one genomic window of Spirulina major PCC 6313:
- the hisD gene encoding histidinol dehydrogenase, with the protein MLRIITEATEARTELNRISKRTHSSAMLSQEETVRDILKTVQENGDAALLDYTEMFDGHRFTLDQLRISGSELDAAYQQVSKELLDAIILARQNIEAFHRQRMPKSWVQFGDHDTVLGKRYTPVDRAGLYVPGGRASYPSTVLMNAIPAKVANVPRIVMVTPPGEGGKINPAVLVAAQEAGVTEIYRVGGAQAIAALAYGTERIPNVDVITGPGNIYVTLAKKMVYGTVGIDSLAGPSEVLVIADRYASPVHVAADLLAQAEHDPLAAAILITPDPDLATQVQQEVTRQLEHHPRRVLTEKAIAHYGVIIVVDSLATAAEFSNLFAPEHLELEVESPWDLVEQIRHAGAIFLGNSTPEAVGDYLAGPNHTLPTSGAARYASALGVETFMKHSSLIQYSSHALNRASGAIQALANAEGLHSHAESVRLRLEKNNEGG; encoded by the coding sequence ATGCTGCGAATTATTACTGAGGCAACTGAGGCCCGTACCGAACTGAACCGGATTAGCAAGCGGACGCATAGCAGCGCCATGCTAAGCCAAGAGGAGACTGTGCGCGACATTCTCAAAACGGTTCAGGAGAATGGGGACGCGGCTTTGCTCGACTACACCGAAATGTTTGACGGTCATCGCTTCACCCTAGACCAACTCCGGATTTCTGGGTCAGAACTCGATGCAGCCTATCAGCAAGTGTCGAAAGAGTTGCTCGATGCGATTATCCTAGCCCGCCAAAATATTGAAGCCTTCCACCGCCAACGGATGCCCAAGTCTTGGGTGCAATTTGGTGACCATGATACGGTTTTGGGCAAACGCTATACCCCCGTGGATCGGGCTGGCCTGTACGTACCGGGGGGGCGGGCATCCTATCCCAGCACGGTGCTGATGAATGCGATTCCGGCTAAGGTCGCTAATGTGCCTCGGATCGTGATGGTGACTCCACCGGGGGAGGGGGGTAAGATTAATCCGGCGGTGTTGGTGGCGGCCCAAGAAGCGGGCGTGACGGAAATTTATCGGGTGGGGGGTGCGCAGGCGATCGCTGCCCTCGCCTACGGCACAGAACGCATCCCCAACGTGGATGTGATCACCGGCCCCGGCAATATCTACGTCACCCTCGCCAAAAAAATGGTCTACGGCACCGTGGGCATTGACTCCCTCGCTGGGCCGTCTGAGGTGCTGGTGATTGCCGATCGCTACGCTTCCCCCGTCCATGTGGCCGCTGATCTCCTCGCCCAGGCTGAACATGATCCCCTCGCTGCGGCCATCTTGATCACCCCCGATCCTGACCTCGCGACCCAAGTGCAGCAGGAAGTGACGCGACAACTTGAACATCATCCCCGCCGGGTGCTGACGGAAAAAGCGATCGCCCACTACGGCGTGATTATCGTCGTTGATTCCCTCGCAACGGCGGCCGAATTCTCAAACCTGTTCGCCCCGGAACACCTCGAACTCGAAGTCGAATCCCCCTGGGATCTTGTTGAGCAAATCCGCCACGCTGGGGCGATCTTCCTCGGCAACTCCACCCCCGAAGCCGTGGGCGACTATCTCGCCGGCCCCAACCACACCCTGCCCACCTCCGGCGCAGCCCGCTACGCTTCGGCCCTAGGCGTGGAAACCTTCATGAAGCATTCGAGCCTCATTCAATATTCCTCCCATGCCCTCAATCGCGCGTCCGGTGCGATCCAAGCCCTGGCCAACGCGGAAGGCCTCCATTCTCACGCTGAATCCGTGCGGCTCCGCCTCGAAAAAAATAATGAGGGGGGATGA
- the rpoB gene encoding DNA-directed RNA polymerase subunit beta, translated as MTKTNLTYNLLPDLIEIQRSSFRWFLETGLIEELKSFSPITDYTGKLELHFIGDKYKLHAPKYDVDEAKRRDASYSVQMYVPTRLINKETGLIKEQEVFIGDLPLMTDRGTFIINGAERVIVNQIVRSPGVYYKAETDKNGRRTYSASLIPNRGAWLKFETDKNSLVWVRIDKTRKLSAQVLLKAIGLSDNEIMDGLRHPDFYQKTLDKEGNPSEEEALMELYRKLRPGEPPTVNGGRQLLESRFFDNKRYDLGKVGRYKINKKLRLNTPDTVRVLTNEDIMAAINYLINLEFDAGYTDDIDHLGNRRVRSVGELLQNQVRVGLNRLERIIRERMTVSEASSLTPASLVNPKPLVAAIKEFFGSSQLSQFMDQTNPLAELTHKRRLSALGPGGLTRERAGFAVRDIHPSHYGRICPVETPEGPNAGLIGSLATYARVNEYGFIETPYYRVENGYVHYEEDPEFLTADQEDDLQVAPGDVATDDEGKILGDRVPVRYRQEFSTTVPEQVDYIAVSPMQIVSVATSLIPFLEHDDANRALMGSNMQRQAVPLLRPERPLVGTGLEAQAARDSGMVVVSRHHGTVSYVDAERVRIRVSWSDEEIEANPDGLPDEVEYEVQKYQRSNQDTCLNQRPLVYQDEPVVPGQVLADGSATEGGELALGQNILVSYMPWEGYNYEDAILISERLVMDDVYTSIHIEKYEIEARQTKLGPEEITREIPNVGEDALRNLDERGIIRIGAWVESGDILVGKVTPKGESDQPPEEKLLRAIFGEKARDVRDNSLRVPNGEKGRVVDVRVFTREQGDELPPGANMVVRVYVAQKRKIQVGDKMAGRHGNKGIISRIMPMEDMPYLPDGRPVDIVLNPLGVPSRMNVGQVFECLLGWAGENLGVRFKMTPFDEMYGEEASRTAVHGKLEESTQRAGKDWVFDPENPGKITVRDGRTGEPFDSPVTVGIAYMLKLVHLVDDKIHARSTGPYSLVTQQPLGGKAQQGGQRFGEMEVWALEAYGAGYILQELLTVKSDDMQGRNEALNAIVKGKPIPRPGTPESFKVLMRELQSLGLDIAVHKVDTATDGNSNDTEVDLMADVERRRTPSRPTYESLTTEDLQEDEV; from the coding sequence ATGACTAAGACGAACCTAACCTACAACCTGTTACCCGATTTAATTGAAATTCAACGGTCTAGCTTCCGTTGGTTTCTAGAAACGGGATTGATCGAAGAACTGAAAAGTTTTTCCCCCATTACCGACTACACCGGTAAATTGGAACTGCACTTTATTGGGGACAAATACAAGCTCCATGCACCCAAATACGACGTGGATGAAGCCAAACGGCGGGATGCGAGCTATTCGGTGCAGATGTATGTGCCGACCCGCTTGATCAATAAAGAAACGGGGTTGATCAAAGAGCAGGAGGTGTTTATTGGGGATTTGCCGTTGATGACCGATCGCGGCACCTTCATCATCAACGGGGCTGAGCGGGTGATCGTCAATCAAATTGTGCGATCGCCCGGTGTTTATTACAAAGCCGAAACCGACAAAAACGGTCGCCGCACCTACTCCGCCTCCCTGATCCCCAACCGAGGGGCCTGGCTCAAATTTGAAACCGACAAAAACAGCCTCGTCTGGGTGCGGATCGACAAAACCCGGAAACTCTCCGCCCAGGTGCTCCTCAAAGCCATCGGTCTCAGCGACAACGAGATCATGGACGGATTACGCCACCCCGACTTTTATCAAAAAACCCTTGATAAAGAAGGCAATCCCAGCGAAGAAGAAGCCCTCATGGAGTTGTACCGCAAGCTTCGTCCCGGTGAACCCCCGACGGTAAACGGCGGTCGCCAACTGCTCGAATCCCGCTTTTTCGACAACAAACGCTACGACCTCGGCAAAGTGGGCCGCTACAAAATCAATAAAAAACTACGCCTCAACACCCCCGACACCGTGCGTGTCCTCACCAACGAGGACATCATGGCGGCGATCAACTACCTGATCAACCTGGAATTTGATGCGGGCTACACCGACGACATCGATCACTTGGGGAATCGTCGCGTCCGTTCCGTGGGGGAATTGTTGCAAAACCAGGTGCGGGTGGGTTTAAATCGCCTGGAGCGGATCATTCGTGAACGGATGACGGTTTCTGAAGCCAGTTCCCTCACGCCGGCATCCTTGGTGAACCCGAAACCTCTCGTCGCGGCGATCAAAGAGTTCTTCGGCTCGTCGCAACTGTCACAGTTTATGGATCAAACCAATCCCCTGGCGGAATTGACCCATAAACGCCGTCTCTCGGCCCTGGGCCCCGGCGGTCTCACCCGCGAGCGGGCGGGGTTTGCGGTGCGGGATATTCACCCCTCCCACTATGGGCGGATTTGTCCGGTGGAAACGCCGGAAGGCCCCAACGCGGGGTTGATTGGTTCCCTCGCCACCTATGCGCGGGTGAATGAATATGGCTTCATTGAGACCCCCTATTACCGGGTGGAAAATGGCTATGTTCATTATGAAGAAGATCCGGAATTTTTAACCGCCGATCAAGAGGATGACTTGCAAGTGGCACCGGGGGATGTGGCCACCGATGATGAAGGAAAGATTCTGGGCGATCGCGTCCCCGTCCGTTACCGGCAAGAATTTTCCACCACCGTCCCCGAACAAGTGGACTATATCGCCGTCTCCCCGATGCAGATCGTCTCGGTGGCAACGTCCCTGATCCCCTTCCTCGAACATGACGATGCCAACCGCGCCCTGATGGGCTCCAACATGCAACGCCAAGCCGTGCCTCTGTTACGCCCTGAGCGTCCCTTGGTGGGAACCGGTCTCGAAGCCCAAGCCGCCCGTGACTCCGGGATGGTGGTGGTCTCCCGTCACCACGGCACCGTAAGTTATGTGGATGCGGAACGGGTGCGAATTCGCGTCAGTTGGAGCGATGAAGAAATAGAGGCCAACCCCGATGGACTCCCCGATGAAGTGGAATACGAAGTCCAAAAATATCAACGTTCCAACCAAGACACCTGCTTAAATCAGCGGCCCTTGGTGTATCAAGATGAGCCGGTCGTGCCGGGTCAAGTCCTCGCTGATGGGTCTGCCACGGAAGGGGGCGAACTGGCCTTGGGGCAAAATATTCTTGTCTCCTATATGCCCTGGGAAGGCTACAACTACGAGGATGCGATCCTGATTAGTGAACGTTTGGTGATGGACGATGTCTACACCAGTATTCACATTGAAAAATACGAAATCGAGGCCCGTCAAACCAAACTCGGCCCCGAAGAAATCACCCGCGAAATTCCCAACGTCGGGGAGGATGCCCTGCGCAATTTAGACGAGCGCGGCATTATCCGGATCGGGGCTTGGGTGGAATCTGGCGATATTCTCGTCGGGAAAGTGACCCCGAAAGGAGAATCCGACCAACCCCCGGAAGAAAAACTGCTGCGGGCGATTTTCGGGGAAAAGGCGCGGGATGTGCGGGATAATTCCCTGCGGGTTCCCAACGGTGAAAAAGGCCGCGTCGTGGATGTGCGGGTCTTTACGCGGGAACAGGGGGATGAACTTCCCCCCGGTGCCAACATGGTGGTGCGGGTCTATGTGGCCCAAAAACGGAAGATCCAAGTGGGGGATAAGATGGCGGGTCGCCACGGAAATAAGGGGATTATTTCCCGGATTATGCCCATGGAAGATATGCCCTATCTCCCCGATGGTCGCCCGGTGGATATTGTTTTGAACCCGCTGGGTGTGCCGTCCCGGATGAATGTGGGCCAGGTGTTTGAATGCTTGCTCGGCTGGGCTGGGGAGAATCTGGGGGTGCGCTTTAAGATGACACCGTTTGATGAAATGTACGGGGAGGAAGCGTCCCGGACGGCGGTGCATGGCAAGCTCGAAGAATCCACCCAACGGGCTGGGAAAGATTGGGTGTTTGACCCTGAAAATCCGGGCAAAATCACGGTGCGGGATGGCCGCACGGGTGAACCCTTTGATAGTCCGGTAACAGTGGGGATCGCCTATATGCTGAAGCTGGTTCACCTGGTGGATGATAAGATTCACGCCCGTTCGACGGGGCCGTATTCCTTGGTGACGCAACAACCCTTGGGTGGGAAGGCGCAACAGGGCGGACAGCGGTTCGGCGAAATGGAAGTCTGGGCCCTAGAAGCCTATGGCGCGGGCTACATCTTGCAGGAGTTGCTGACGGTGAAGTCCGACGATATGCAGGGTCGCAACGAGGCGTTAAATGCGATCGTCAAGGGCAAGCCGATTCCCCGGCCGGGAACGCCGGAATCCTTCAAGGTGTTGATGCGTGAACTTCAGTCCTTGGGCTTGGATATTGCGGTGCATAAGGTGGATACGGCCACCGATGGCAATAGCAATGATACCGAGGTGGATCTGATGGCGGATGTGGAGCGCCGCCGTACGCCCAGTCGCCCCACCTATGAGTCCTTGACGACGGAAGACCTCCAGGAAGACGAGGTTTAA
- the rpsT gene encoding 30S ribosomal protein S20: protein MANSKSAIKRIQIAERNRLRNKSYKSAVKTLTKRYFAAVDAYTSNPTPEELVNVDTTQARVYSKIDKAVKRGVLHTNTGARRKARLVRYRKAAAAEAPA from the coding sequence GTGGCTAACTCTAAATCTGCTATCAAACGTATTCAAATTGCTGAGCGTAACCGTCTCCGTAATAAATCCTACAAATCTGCTGTGAAGACCCTAACCAAGCGGTACTTCGCGGCGGTGGATGCCTATACCTCGAATCCAACTCCTGAAGAGTTGGTGAACGTGGACACCACCCAAGCACGGGTGTACAGCAAAATCGATAAAGCCGTCAAGCGTGGTGTGCTCCATACCAATACGGGAGCCCGGCGGAAGGCCCGCTTGGTACGCTATCGGAAAGCCGCTGCTGCCGAAGCCCCTGCCTAG
- the rnc gene encoding ribonuclease III codes for MSTLTDPRREKQLHTLMQRFGLAADAPVDLQLLNLALTHPSIDRHANYEQLEFVGDAVVRLLASDILLETYPDAFVGEFAAIRSVLVSDRVLAELGLEYGLDRYLLMSGNRLASGRNSQQIRLADVFEAVLGAFYRSTMDMSLIRFWFEPILREKSAEVRADPAFCNYKDALQEWTQGKYKKLPDYRVQENQAPTPRQERFSAEVWLNEQCLGYGKGPSKKAAEQAAAKEAFLAVSQIS; via the coding sequence ATGTCCACCCTCACTGATCCGCGTCGGGAAAAACAACTCCACACCCTCATGCAGCGGTTTGGGTTAGCCGCCGATGCCCCCGTTGATCTCCAGTTGCTCAATCTAGCTCTCACTCATCCCAGCATTGATCGCCACGCCAACTATGAGCAGTTGGAATTTGTCGGGGATGCCGTAGTCCGCTTGCTGGCCTCTGACATTCTCCTCGAAACCTATCCCGATGCATTTGTTGGCGAGTTTGCCGCCATTCGTTCGGTGTTAGTGAGCGATCGCGTCCTCGCTGAACTGGGTTTAGAATACGGTCTCGATCGCTACTTGCTCATGAGCGGCAATCGCCTCGCCTCCGGTCGCAACTCCCAACAAATCCGCCTCGCTGATGTCTTTGAAGCCGTCCTCGGTGCGTTTTATCGCAGCACCATGGACATGAGTTTAATTCGGTTTTGGTTTGAACCGATTCTGCGGGAAAAATCCGCCGAAGTTCGCGCCGATCCGGCCTTTTGTAACTATAAAGATGCCCTCCAAGAATGGACCCAAGGCAAATACAAAAAACTCCCCGACTATCGCGTCCAAGAAAACCAAGCCCCCACCCCGCGCCAAGAACGATTTTCTGCTGAAGTCTGGCTCAATGAACAATGTCTAGGGTATGGTAAAGGCCCCTCCAAAAAAGCCGCCGAACAAGCCGCCGCCAAAGAAGCCTTTTTAGCTGTTAGTCAAATATCATGA
- a CDS encoding adenylate/guanylate cyclase domain-containing protein produces MKRTRLTPLPLWIVLIVPFIAQLAIAISIVGYLSWHAGQRAVNDLASQLRSELTERIQQRLHHYIRTPHIINRLNTTAVNEGALNIRNTQGGYQFLQQIKVSALINGIYCGNSQGEFFGVTRRTLGGNFDPRNFQMMVSNARTDYQYQLYDTDNRGNLTHRLQTIGPYDPRQRPWYRAALQAGRPTWSPVYLDFSSQLPTVTASTPIYEGNAIVGVCGTDVVLSEDLQAFLQELQIGQSGEALIMDRQGALLSSSTDDTFAVSEQQNLRQLQVVESESPLVRATVKHLLERFGSFEKIHGAQQLEFWWDGQLQFIQVAPFQDGRGLNWLIVLVVPEADFMGRIHENSRNTIALCLLALAIATGIGIFTSRLISRPMVRLIRATEEVAGGQLEQNVSTRGIRELLSLAKSFNSMATQLKASFADLEDQRNSFLRFVPAEYLGFLRRDSLVNVALGEHVSTDMAILFSDIRSFTTLSEQMTPSENFAFINRYLGQVSPAIRDHGGFIVKYLGDGIMAAFPRGARDAVDAAIAQHQCVQRYNQDPIPANPVPIQIGIGIHFGRIMVGIVGEMGRMQGDAFSDTVNLAARLEGLTKFYGVAVLISETVLEAIGPDHPYSVRFLDRVIVKGRNEAIAIYEVLDAADVQSQQLKAKTQPTFEQGIAAYQQGNLEAAIAAFHTVLDLNPQDKTAALYLERLQILKNNGIPENWQGIWQFTEK; encoded by the coding sequence ATGAAGCGAACTCGCCTGACACCGCTGCCCCTCTGGATTGTTCTGATTGTGCCATTTATCGCTCAATTAGCGATCGCGATCAGCATTGTTGGCTATCTTTCCTGGCACGCAGGACAACGGGCAGTGAACGATCTCGCCTCCCAACTGCGCAGCGAACTCACCGAACGCATCCAGCAACGTCTCCATCACTACATCCGCACCCCCCACATCATCAATCGCCTCAACACCACCGCCGTCAATGAAGGCGCTCTCAACATTCGCAACACCCAAGGCGGTTATCAATTCCTCCAGCAAATCAAAGTGTCCGCCCTGATTAATGGCATCTACTGCGGCAATTCCCAGGGGGAATTCTTCGGGGTGACGCGGCGCACCCTGGGGGGAAACTTTGACCCGCGCAACTTTCAAATGATGGTTAGCAATGCTCGCACTGACTATCAATACCAACTCTACGACACCGATAACCGGGGCAACCTCACCCATCGCCTCCAAACCATCGGCCCCTACGATCCCCGCCAACGGCCTTGGTATCGGGCGGCGCTTCAGGCCGGTCGGCCCACCTGGAGTCCGGTCTATTTAGATTTTTCCTCCCAACTCCCGACGGTGACGGCCAGCACGCCGATTTACGAAGGGAATGCGATCGTTGGGGTCTGTGGGACTGATGTGGTGCTGTCGGAAGATCTACAAGCCTTTCTCCAAGAGTTGCAAATTGGTCAATCGGGCGAGGCCTTGATCATGGATCGCCAAGGGGCACTGCTATCGAGTTCTACCGACGATACCTTTGCCGTCAGTGAGCAGCAAAACCTACGCCAATTGCAAGTGGTCGAAAGTGAAAGCCCGTTGGTGCGGGCCACGGTCAAGCATTTACTAGAGCGTTTCGGATCATTTGAAAAGATTCACGGTGCTCAACAGTTGGAATTTTGGTGGGACGGCCAATTGCAATTTATTCAGGTGGCTCCGTTTCAAGATGGGCGCGGCCTAAACTGGCTGATTGTGTTGGTGGTTCCTGAGGCGGATTTTATGGGGCGGATTCATGAAAATAGCCGCAACACGATCGCTCTCTGTCTGTTGGCGTTAGCGATCGCCACCGGGATCGGAATTTTTACCTCTCGCCTGATCAGTCGTCCGATGGTGCGCCTCATCCGCGCCACGGAAGAAGTGGCCGGGGGTCAATTGGAACAAAACGTCTCCACCCGTGGCATCCGCGAACTCCTCAGCCTGGCGAAATCCTTCAACAGCATGGCCACCCAATTAAAAGCCTCCTTTGCAGATTTAGAAGACCAACGCAACTCGTTTTTGCGGTTTGTTCCGGCGGAATATTTGGGGTTTTTGCGCCGGGATAGCTTGGTTAATGTGGCCTTAGGGGAGCATGTCAGTACAGACATGGCGATCCTGTTTTCGGATATTCGCTCCTTTACCACCCTGTCGGAGCAAATGACCCCCTCGGAAAATTTTGCCTTTATTAACCGATATTTGGGCCAAGTGTCCCCCGCGATTCGGGATCATGGGGGCTTCATTGTTAAATATTTGGGGGATGGGATTATGGCGGCGTTTCCCCGTGGGGCGCGGGATGCTGTGGATGCTGCGATCGCTCAACACCAATGCGTCCAACGGTATAACCAAGACCCCATCCCAGCGAACCCCGTCCCGATTCAAATTGGCATTGGCATTCACTTTGGGCGCATTATGGTGGGGATTGTGGGCGAAATGGGGCGGATGCAGGGGGATGCCTTTTCTGATACGGTCAATCTGGCGGCCCGCTTGGAAGGCTTGACCAAGTTTTACGGTGTAGCGGTGTTGATTTCCGAGACTGTTTTAGAGGCGATCGGCCCGGATCATCCCTACTCCGTGCGCTTTTTAGATCGAGTGATTGTCAAAGGGCGCAACGAAGCGATCGCCATTTACGAAGTCCTCGATGCTGCCGATGTTCAAAGCCAACAGTTGAAAGCCAAAACCCAACCCACTTTTGAACAGGGAATCGCCGCCTATCAACAGGGTAATCTTGAGGCTGCGATCGCCGCATTTCACACTGTCCTCGATCTCAATCCCCAGGATAAAACCGCCGCCCTCTACCTCGAACGTCTCCAGATTCTAAAAAATAACGGAATTCCTGAAAATTGGCAAGGAATTTGGCAATTTACGGAAAAATAA
- a CDS encoding TatD family hydrolase: protein MQLVDTHVHLNFDVFDADLDAVRERWREAGIVQLVHSCVQPDEFDEIRAIADRIPELSFAVGLHPLDANRWTANSLTQIRNCAQSDGRVVAIGELGLDFFKADNQDHQRQVCRQQLELAVELGLPVIIHCRDAAAAMRDLLLEVQQTCGPVRGVMHCWSGTPTETQWFLDLGFYISFSGIVTFKNAHAIKASAQGVPSDRLLVETDCPFLAPVPRRGKRNEPSNVYYVAAALAELREVDLRDLAATTTANARHLFRLPASPLGA, encoded by the coding sequence ATGCAGCTAGTGGACACTCACGTTCATCTCAATTTTGATGTTTTTGACGCAGATCTTGATGCTGTGCGGGAACGGTGGCGCGAAGCTGGGATTGTGCAATTGGTGCATTCCTGTGTTCAACCCGATGAATTTGACGAGATTCGTGCGATCGCTGATCGTATTCCGGAACTCTCCTTTGCCGTCGGCCTCCATCCCTTGGATGCCAATCGATGGACTGCGAACAGTCTCACCCAAATTCGGAACTGTGCTCAGTCCGATGGGCGGGTGGTGGCGATCGGCGAGTTGGGTCTCGACTTTTTCAAAGCCGACAACCAAGACCATCAACGGCAGGTCTGCCGCCAACAACTCGAACTTGCTGTGGAACTTGGTTTACCCGTGATTATCCACTGCCGGGATGCAGCGGCAGCAATGCGCGATCTGTTGCTTGAGGTGCAGCAAACCTGCGGCCCCGTGCGCGGGGTGATGCATTGCTGGAGTGGAACCCCCACGGAAACCCAATGGTTTCTGGATCTGGGGTTTTACATTAGTTTTAGCGGCATTGTCACCTTTAAAAACGCCCACGCGATCAAAGCGTCGGCCCAAGGTGTGCCCAGCGATCGCCTTCTGGTGGAAACCGATTGCCCCTTCTTGGCTCCCGTGCCCCGTCGCGGCAAACGCAATGAACCCAGTAACGTCTACTACGTGGCAGCGGCCCTCGCCGAACTCCGCGAAGTAGACCTCAGGGATCTCGCTGCCACCACCACCGCCAACGCCCGCCACCTGTTCCGCCTACCCGCCAGTCCTTTGGGTGCTTAG
- a CDS encoding DNA-directed RNA polymerase subunit gamma: MKPPTEQRFDYVKIGIASPDRIRQWGERTLPNSQLVGEVTKPETINYRTLKPEMDGLFCERIFGPAKDWECHCGKYKRVRHRGIVCERCGVEVTESRVRRHRMGYIKLAAPVTHVWYLKGIPSYLSILLDMALRDVEQIVYFNAYVVLDPGNASNLSYRQLLTEDQWLEIEEQLYEEESQLEGIEVGIGAEAVQRLLEEIKLEEEAERLREEIAGAKGQKRAKLIKRLRVIDNFIATGARPDWMVLSYIPVIPPDLRPMVQLDGGRFATSDLNDLYRRVINRNNRLARLQEILAPEIIVRNEKRMLQEAVDALIDNGRRGRTVVGANNRPLKSLSDIIEGKQGRFRQNLLGKRVDYSGRSVIVVGPKLKIYQCGLPREMAIELFQPFVIHRLIKSGLVNNIKAAKKLIQRGDSAVWDVLEDVIAGHPVLLNRAPTLHRLGIQAFEPILVEGRAIQLHPLVCPAFNADFDGDQMAVHVPLSLEAQAEARLLMLACHNILSPATGKPIVAPSQDMVLGCYYLTAENPKFERESLVATGEDVIDRIKSGVERRFASMDDVLRAFEQGYLNIHQYLWLRYSGEILVSAAEEEIAVTATDVEGVRCYGERRGESHYLPTRLIRTVDNQGGEPFQFQYVYTTPGRIIYNKTIADALGL; encoded by the coding sequence ATGAAACCCCCAACAGAACAACGCTTCGACTACGTTAAAATCGGCATCGCCTCCCCCGATCGCATCCGCCAATGGGGCGAACGCACCCTCCCCAACAGCCAACTGGTCGGGGAAGTCACCAAACCCGAAACGATCAACTACCGCACCCTGAAGCCGGAAATGGACGGCCTGTTCTGCGAGCGGATCTTTGGCCCCGCCAAAGACTGGGAATGCCACTGCGGGAAATACAAGCGCGTCCGCCATCGCGGCATCGTCTGCGAACGCTGCGGCGTGGAAGTCACCGAATCCCGCGTCCGTCGTCACCGCATGGGCTACATCAAACTCGCCGCCCCCGTCACCCATGTGTGGTATCTCAAAGGGATTCCCAGTTATTTGAGCATTTTGCTCGACATGGCCCTGCGCGATGTAGAACAGATCGTCTACTTCAACGCCTACGTCGTCCTCGACCCCGGCAACGCCAGCAACCTCAGCTATCGCCAACTGCTCACGGAAGATCAATGGCTCGAAATTGAAGAGCAACTCTACGAAGAAGAATCCCAACTCGAAGGCATCGAAGTGGGCATCGGAGCCGAAGCCGTCCAACGCTTGCTCGAAGAAATCAAACTCGAAGAAGAAGCAGAACGACTCCGGGAAGAAATCGCCGGAGCCAAAGGACAAAAACGCGCCAAGCTGATTAAGCGCCTGCGGGTGATTGATAACTTCATCGCCACCGGGGCCCGGCCGGACTGGATGGTCTTGTCCTATATTCCCGTGATTCCCCCGGACTTGCGCCCGATGGTGCAACTCGATGGCGGTCGCTTTGCCACCTCGGATTTAAACGACCTCTATCGCCGGGTGATCAACCGCAACAACCGCCTCGCGCGATTACAGGAAATCCTCGCCCCGGAAATCATCGTCCGTAACGAAAAACGGATGCTCCAAGAAGCCGTTGATGCCCTGATCGACAACGGGCGGCGGGGTCGTACCGTGGTGGGTGCAAACAATCGCCCCTTAAAATCCCTCTCGGACATTATCGAAGGGAAGCAAGGCCGCTTCCGCCAAAACCTGTTAGGGAAACGGGTGGACTACTCCGGACGTTCCGTGATCGTGGTGGGGCCGAAGCTGAAAATTTATCAGTGTGGGTTGCCCCGCGAGATGGCGATCGAACTCTTTCAGCCCTTTGTGATCCATCGGCTGATTAAAAGTGGCCTGGTGAACAACATCAAAGCGGCGAAAAAACTAATTCAGCGCGGCGATAGTGCCGTGTGGGATGTGCTCGAAGATGTGATCGCGGGTCACCCGGTCCTGCTCAACCGTGCCCCAACCCTGCACCGTTTGGGGATTCAAGCCTTTGAGCCGATTTTAGTTGAGGGTCGCGCCATCCAACTCCATCCCCTGGTCTGTCCAGCCTTTAACGCTGACTTTGACGGAGACCAAATGGCGGTTCATGTGCCCCTCTCCCTCGAAGCCCAGGCCGAGGCGCGACTGTTGATGCTGGCTTGTCACAATATTCTTTCCCCGGCAACGGGTAAGCCGATCGTGGCTCCGTCCCAAGATATGGTCTTGGGGTGCTATTACCTGACGGCGGAAAATCCGAAGTTTGAGCGGGAGTCGTTGGTGGCTACGGGTGAGGACGTGATCGATCGCATCAAGTCCGGTGTAGAACGCCGCTTTGCTTCCATGGATGATGTGTTGCGGGCCTTTGAACAGGGCTATCTCAATATTCACCAATACCTCTGGCTACGCTATAGCGGGGAGATTTTGGTGAGCGCGGCAGAGGAAGAAATTGCTGTGACCGCAACGGATGTGGAGGGGGTACGCTGCTATGGCGAACGCCGGGGTGAATCCCACTACCTGCCGACCCGCTTAATCCGCACCGTGGATAACCAGGGAGGTGAACCGTTCCAATTCCAATATGTGTACACGACCCCCGGTCGGATTATCTACAACAAAACGATCGCAGATGCTCTCGGCCTTTAA